The genome window AGATAGTCAGTGGCTGAGGTTAGGGCTTGCATCTCAGCTCTGTAGTTTGAGCAGAGAATGCCGGATGGCACGGATATGGAGTGGGCGCTTCTGTCTTGAAGTTTGATAAAAACACCACTTCCTCCATTGCTAACTGCATTCTGAGATGAGCCATCTGTATAGACGTGTGTCCAGGTACTATGGGGAtactttctgtctatcatctcGAGGGTGAGTGCCTTCTGGACTTCTGGCCTTGCGGATCCTTTTTGCTCGAGACTTGGAACATGTTTAGGGAAGCAGTTTTCTCACTCCAGCTAGTGCGCATTTGCTGCAACTTTTCCCGGTTGAAAAGTGCTTTAGCTTGGTTATGTTTGGCGACATTTTGGTCTGATGGGTGATTCTCCATTATCTCTCTTGCTTCACACAGTTGCTTGTGTAGGTTGTCCAGAGCAGTACTCCAATACGGCGTGTAGTCCTTACGTCTCCCTCGTGGTTTTAAAACCTTTGCTGCTTCAAGTATGGCGGAGTCAAAGACAGCTGCATTTCTGTCAACGTTTCGCTTTGAGAGTATGAAAGACTGTGTTGTCCTGTTGGTCAGTGTTTTGAAGAGAGGCCAGTTGGCCTTCTTGTAGTTCCAGCTGGGCGGCAGATACTGGTCTTCTGGCTTTGCTTGTTTGCCTATGGTCAAGATGATAGGTTTGTGATAGCTGCCACCTAACTGCTCGCAGGCTTCCCTTTAGGTGATTTTCTGTATCTTGTCTGTCGCTATGGCTAGGTCAGGGCTGCTAGTCGATCTCCAGGCTCTTGAGTAGAAGGTCGGTTCATCGTCTGGCTGGTTTATGACGACCAACTGGTTGTCTGTTATCCACTGTTCTACCTCCTCACCCTTTGAGTCTAGGTCCTGGTATCCCCAACTTGGTGAGTGGCTATTGAAGTCTCCGACAGTGATCCAGTCCTCTGAGACTGGTGATATGTCGTTCAGCATTGCTTTGTCAGTTGGTGAGTAAAGATTACATACTGTAAAGTTATCCTTTGGTAGGATTAGACTTACAGTCAGCGACTCGGTTTCTGCTGTTTCTGATCTTCTTGTTTCTGCTGACGCGATGTCGTTTCTCACAAGTGTAAGCACCCCTCCCTTTGGGCGATTTTCTCTGTCCTGTCTGTAGGATTCATATCTTCTGATAGAGAACCGGTGTGCACTGTTGAGATGCCTTTCTTGGATGCAGCATACATCGACTTCGTGGACCTTGAGGAAGTGTTGGAGTTTGGTTTTCTTACGTCGTACTCCTTCTGCATTCCATTGCATAATTTTCATCTTGTGACTAGTAGCTTTACTCTACCCTCCCCCAGTCACATTGGGAGGTACAGAGGTGCCAGTAGCTGGTGGTGGGCCCCCTCGAGGCTGGAGGCCCGGCATCGTCGTTACCTGGCGTTTACCCATAATGACGACACCACGTCGATCTAAGGTTTGTTGCATGGTTATCATCTGCTACGCGTGGACACCCGATTTCTCCCACGCCGTGTCGGCTGGTGTCCTCCGTCTTCGGTGGTTAGGCTTTGTATGGGGTTCCTCTACCCTTAATAGGTGGACTGCCTGTCAGGGCTCTCGGGCTCCACCTGTCCGCTTTAGATTCTTGCCTGCCAAGGCTAACGAGTGACATCTCCCCGGGTTTGTTTTTTGGAGTGTTCCTTCTCCTAGATGCcttgccggccaaggctgatCGAGCGGCATCTGCCCGggttttatatcagagttttccatctcctagactagttgccggccaaggctaagggggccagtctcccccggagaactttctccactgcccaaggtgactagtcacttgtgtgtctggtcgcctgggtgtccagtttccactaggctatgctagtggagaactagatggccgttggctctagatgagctcatccgccctgggtgactagtcacccacctgagacaggtggcactggcttacaggttaccagtggcaggtagctaacctgacctgaccttaGAGGGTCTGAACGGCCTGCTGCAACgctagtacatgtaatatgctGCAATGATCAGTAATATGAGAGAAAAAGTCTTCGTGAATTTTTTCTCTCGGAAGGATCAAGCTTAGATCCACCGAAGCTTGACATTAAATGGCATAGAAAAGAGAATCATTTCAAACAATCTAAATCACTATTCAGCCTCGCATTCGACCTAAGAAGTTGATGTTCATCTTTCCGCGATGTCTAATGTTTGATTGTTGAATCGTTCTTTCAGTCTACCTCGACAACGTGCACAAGATGGAGTACCAGATTGTGCTGACTCATTGTGCAAACGTTCCCAGGATCCCTCTCTGCGGTAAGAACGAGAATTCTTGGTCGTCGCTTGGTTTGGTTTATTTGATACGTCAGTGCCCAATCTTCAATGAGAGCCACCAGCATATTTGCTCCGTAGCAGTAAACTGAACAAGTTATGCACTTGGATGCTGTACCAATGTCGACGCTTGGAGACTGGTCAGTCCCAAGCTCCGTGAAAAAACGTCGAATAATACATCCAACATGGCTACAGTTGTAATAACACCCTATTTGATGCAGTTTTGTCTGATTTCATTATCCTTGCCGGCCATCCGAGGATCTACTCGGATAGGCTGTATTACTTGGCATCATGACCCTTATCTCTTCTGTAACATTCTAAATTCTGCTATTCCGTTGACTGCTTTaaattttcagatgaaattcCCAGAGAGGAGTGGAATACACAGCTAGAGGATAAAGACAAGAGCATTCGTATTATGGAGCAGGATTACGCCGCCAAGCTACGGAATGAAGGGGTTAGTCCATTATTGCAGATGTTGTTACTGTAGAGACAAAGTATATATTTATGTACACGCAACTCATAATGTCTCAGAATACTATGTACCTTATTGTATATGCAATGCCAATTTCCTTTCATCAGATTCCGTATTCTTCCGTTTTATTTTCcgattttgtttcaactcttagatagtagaaaaacgtgtcTTTGGTTATTTCCAGCACGTACTACTCTAGCACGGAAACTCCTCGCGCGCTTCCCTAATGCACCCAAAGTCGCACTTCACGTCACCTCGACAGCACTCTAATTTTCAACACCCTAGAGTAAGCTTGTTACaatatttctttcatttctttatatGTAGGTGACATTTACAACTCGATTCTTCTACCACCCGAAACCCGGATGTGGGATCCTACAAGTCGCGGAAGAAGAAAATGCTGTGCTCATTGTCACCGGAAGTCGTGGCATGGGGCGCAAGCGCAGAACGGTTCTAGGGAGCGTATCGCACTATATTCTGCTTCATAGTAAAATCCCTGTTGTGGTTTGCCCGGCGGAGAACTACAAGCACAGATATCATTACGACACAGCCTCTGAGATAATAAAATCACGAGCTGAATTGGATCTTATTCAGGAATCTAATGTTCATCCGAAAATGCGGCTGTCGCACGAGGATCTCTCTGCTGTACCAGAGGACAATCCATCTCCTGGATTAAATAGGCATAGTTTCGTACGTATTGATATTTAGGATGGACCTAAAACTGCTTCATTCACACTTACAGGCAAAATGTTCATCGAGCTCGTTCAgtagctaggcctgaattccttTAACTTCTAGGTGAGGAGCAAAAAAACGTAATGCTACTCGTGAGCGTTTTGCGAGCCTTTACGCGGGTTGAGTGTCAATGGAATTTATGGGTCTCTAGTCGCTTCTTGAGAAAACGTCTCTGCCAATTTTTGGCGTTGTCACTAAGAAAACATAGCACTTGAACATATGGTAttctttcaaatgaaactttaaaagtctgaagtatcaaaaacctggcCAAAATTTGACGCATGGCGACGAACGACCAAGATGAAGCGAATCatgtgctaaccactttgaatGGAGTCTTGGTCTTCGGCTAGGAACATCAATTTGATATATCGGAAACTATGAAATATTGATACACGCGATCAGTTTAAGGGCAATCTTCCATGATGAATGCGACATTTTGCCACCGGCGAAGTGGTAGCTGGCCGTGCGTAACACATGACTTTTTATAGCCTTGTACATTGTAAGATGGACCATGAAAAAGCTGCCGATATATGTAAAgtatatgtaaaataaataaatgcatcACTGGAATTTCACGAAGACTTCCGAACTTCTTTTGTCGTCTTTTCTTATTCTTCCTCGTCTGCCCCTCCAAAGAATCCCCACATCTAACGATTTTGGTATCTCGGACTGCGGGGCCTTGCAACCTGAGGTCCTTCTGTGTCAAAGATTCAGTTCACTAGTATAACAAAAACATGTTCGTTTTATAATTATTACGGCAGTTTTAATTTGTTATCTCCCAGTCTATTGCTATCGTGCTGTAACCGTTTATTTCGAAAGGGGGTAAGCGAGTTATCTGATGATAAATTCAATATGAGTACGCCCTTTGATTGTTGGCAATGTTGCCATGTTGATCCGAGATGCTTCCACTCGGCGTAGGCTTGATCATATATCATATAATAGTCCACTACTTGTCTGCAGATACTCTATCAAGTCAAAGTGTACACACAGGGATTGATCAACAACAATTTGTTATGTATTACCGTCCATAATGTCAATGATTATTGTCTATATTCTCATTAGTCAACTGACACCGCCGCGTTCCCACGGAATTAATCCATGATTTACATCTCGTCTGGTATGCTCCAAATCACATTTTGGGAACAAATAAATCGATTCAATGAACTCCGATAGACACGGCAGCTCCTGTATCACCAGATCATATTTATGAATAGACTTTCATAGAATTAGAAGTAAAATCGATTTTTATTTTATCAGATTTATAGGACTAACATCTGCTAATCGCGCCGCACATTCCTGATGTTCGGAGTGTTTGGCATGCGTCGCACATATCCTTTCTGAGTTCATGTCACCATGATAGCCTCTTCGATCTAGACAATTTGAATAGCCAGAGGACATCATCTGTAGACATGACGGATGCTTGGACAGGAACTCAATCATTATCAATCTCCTTACCAGATTTACAGGATTAACAGTTCGTACTGACAGGACCAGCCTAGTGATGCTCGAACGAGAACACCACCTCAATGCCATCAGATTTGCATGATAAACATATAGATCGTTTATCAGTATATCGGATCGTAAGCTGATGAGATGACGTCACGAACACCACAGTTGGAATGCTTCGCCATTTTCTCTTAAAGCGTCATAACACCTAACAAAACTAGATGAGAAGTACGGATAGCATCGGAGACGGACAGGCGCGAGCAAGTGGTTTTAACTGTGGATTCATTTCGAGGCGGAAGAGTCAGTGGAATAGCGAGGATATTGGGAACACTATTCATCTTCAGGAGGTAGGTAAGACTACTATTATTTGTACGGCAACAGATACGGAGCGTGATTTTATTCGGCAAGAAATATACAAATCAATTCATTTATTCGGAGTGTTATATTATTCAGCATTCGGAAAAGACCATGCCTAAATCTAGTCTATTCGAAATGTCTTCGACCCTTAAACGGGAGCGCCATTCGCTGTTCATTGTGTATACCGGTGGCCCGGATCAGGAAAGTAAAAAAACACTGACACAAGAGAAGTTTGACCAAACCGCCATCCAATCCCCTAGGCGCCACTTAGAATAATTTGATATCTTTAGAAGCAACGATGGACGGGTACACCGAGGCCGATGTACATATGTATCATTAACGGTTTTGCTTCAAGGTCGATGGGCTTCTGTGTGATACAGTAAAACTTGCGTCCAATAATTCGTTCGCCGTTCTTTCACCAAGCTTTAGCATGCTTAGAAACGTGTGTAGGTACTCATCTGGTTTGTTTCCAAACCACCTTCAGAATAGACTCCCCTAAGACTGTAGGTAGTCATTTACCTGTTGGCAAAAAACACACTGACAAGGGAGGTTTCCGCTTCTAACTGATGTTAGGCATGCATCGTAAATAAAGTAACTGAACTGCTGTTAGAAAATAGCCGTGTTAAAGGGAGGGTATGAGATATATAAGTGTTGTTATTTGGAAATTGCTTCCAACATGACAGGGACTCACCAGTCCAAACACTCTGAGTCTGCTGTGGCATTACTAATATCGATTTTGGCGTTTAGCTTCTTTGGTCTTTAGAGTTACGACTCTTAAGTTTGGTCTGCAGACCAGGTTGAGACAATAGCCATTAACTGCCATAGAGCACCAGCTTTTCTTCTCAGGGGATACCTTAAGACTACAAATATGATACTTTATTTTCTTCAGGAAATAACTAAAGGCTAAAAttatgatactacatgtattactcaGTACGATATCGACCTAGCTGCCTTGCATACGGAGGAACATgtacaatgatacatgtacgcGTGACTGTAGTGTGCCCTGGAAATATTGGATATACCGAAATAAACCTTGTGATATAGTGTCGAGCAGTCTATTGTGGCTGGCATTCTTGCTGGCATTTACTGACAGGTATCTTCTCAAAATACATTGTTGCTGATAAAGATGCAGTTATTTAGTCTCTCCCTTGGCACCCTTTCCCTCCTGAACGAATAGAAGAAAGTGATATTTTGTCTTCTATTTAAATCCTCGATACCTGGAAAAACTAAATTGGTATGCGGTTAAGGTATGTCCCTAGTGTGTACTTAGTTGTGGGAGGAATCGGGGAAACTTTTCAAAACGAAGTCTACAAAATGTAtgcttcgtacttcgtcgttcatATCTCTTCGTAAGGCTAGCGAAACCTGCCTTTTTTACTTCCTTGCTTCCTACATTCTGTTGAGCGAACACGAGTGGGTATTTGGCATTGAGGTTCTTTTTTATGGTCTTCGAATACAAACAAAATGTTCGGTGTCAGCAAACGGGATGACTGGAAATCCGCTGTGCTTGTAGTGATTGCGCACTTGttaatttttctgatttatcaCTAAAAGAACAATACACCGCCTCGTTAACTTGCTAGTGAGAGAACCCTTATCAAATTGGGTCTAATTTAAACGTAATCTGAGACACGAGAAACTTAATATTGGCCGTATCATTACAGCTGATTAGCGAGGCAGGCAACGAAGAAATGATATTAGGTTCGTGGAGGCTAATCTTGCAAAGAGTGCTTCGAAAAACACTGGCGACAGAAAGCTGTCAAGACGGAAAACAAGATTCATTTGTTCTGTAAACAATTATTTTGGGCGATGTACTTTTCGCAGAGCAAAACATTGATATTAGTCTGTCACGGTCAACCTCTGTAATGAGCTGCCAGAAACTGCTGACACAGAAGCGTCTTTGCCGCGTCTTCATTATCATGAGGCAGCTCCTAACGCGCCGTTTCCGTATCGGATGCCCGCCGTACCAAATGCAAAATGTAGATTCCATTAACGTTTAAGAGTGATTTTGTGTGGGGCCAAGTCCCAAAATGAGCCAGATTAACTGGTTGAGGATATAAGCCTTTTTGGGGTGAGAAGACTCCTCTTGAACTCTTTAATTGTATGTAATTGGTTTGAAATCCCCTGCGCATGTTAACAAGTCCGGCTTAAGTGGCGAAGTATACCCTACAAGTCACACCCCAGACACCTAGATGGTCGGTCATATTTCCGAGCTGATGAGTTATACGCCTCGATGATTATGGCCATCTCAAGATGTACGGAAGTGGTTGAGAGGCGCAGGGGCGTTTAATTGGATTTATCGATTGACGTGGACAACATGATTTACGGTTAGGGTCGATTTGTTTTGAGGCATACCATTACCAAGAGCAAAAACATACGTCACCTTAGTTACATCATGGTACAGCACTAGTCTCCTTCCTGTGCAAAAACACTGAGTGACGTATTCCATTTAATTTACATGATGGGTTCTATCTTTGAAATGGCGTTGCTTTGAAGTCTGCCCCATGTTGACTttatttgaaaagaaaacattcttTTTTCACTAAAAGCGAATTATCAGTAGGTACATGTATTGCTTGGAATGTTCAGAGAAGTCTACATTATTCGTAATAAAGGTCCTCCTGTATTTCTGAGATGCATTTTGAAATGCACATGTACACACAACAGTTAACGAGCTtttaagtacattgtacatgctaTCGCTTCGTTGATTACAGCGATCTCAAAATAAGCCGGAGTGTTTGAGAGGCGAGGCCGTGTTAATTTGTTTTATCGATTAGCATGGCCGACTTGATTTATGGTCAGATCGATGTATTCAGGGGCATATCGTGACCGACGACGTCCAGATATCTGGCGCTTTGGCAAAAAACGAAATCAAATTAATGCCATCTGTATTCTCTGAAAAAAGTCTGACGTATTTTTACACATGATTGAGGATTCCATCAATGAAATTGCGAATCTTTGAAGTCTGCTTTCTACTATGGCTTCTGTCTATCACATAGTGTTGACTTCGAAGTCAGCCAAATGTTGactttattttagaagaaacTATTCTATCTTTGAAATATCAACCCCGACAGCACCTGCAGTGGTGAAGGAGATTTTAATTGGTGTACCAAAGTAATAAAGTTTGTATCATTCGGATGCACTAGAAAATGTACAACATTTAGCCAGCTTTCAAGTGTACGTTTCACCGCTTGGTTGGTTGCAGCGATCTCAAGGTATGCCGAGGGGTTTGAGTGGCGAGGCTGCGTGTAATTGGTTTTTATCGATTGGTGTGCAATGTTAGCTTAGCCTCGATTGATTTAATTTAGGGCCTGGTCGGCGTTTTCAATTGCTTAAGGGGTCTACAGAGTCCATGTACTCACAGTGTTTCAGGTTTAAGGATAGCGGGCACTTTTTGGGCCATTGACAAAGAGTCAGGAAATGCTACTCAGGGTATCATCCTGTATGTGGATGCTGGTTTCTCAAACATGTCAGGAGAGCTATTGGCACACGATTCATCTTGTTATTCTATACTTCGCCGATCTGTAGAGTGTTGGCATCAAAGTAGTATCATGATGCCAATCAAAGCAGCTTTAGGTCCCTCCATcatgtcaatgtacacttgACGGCATGAATGAACAGTAGTATACAAACTAAACTGGCATATCTTTGATCTACAATATACTCCACATTAACTAAGGCGCGTCTTCCAATATTTGCAGTGCTCGGATCTACAGCAGACTGTGAGTTCTTTGACATGTCAAAGGTCACACTTGGTACTATGTGTCTCAATAGCTTGAGCAAACCCGCCTACATTGGAGCACGTAACGCTATTGAATCAATGCACAGGTAATTTTACCTTACTTGATGTGAAATGCTAAGAATGTTCTCTCCATCATTTCACCTCTGTTCCTATTACCATCATTATATCTGATACGGCTTATTACGACTGTTGGCGTAAAGTTTCAAGGCGCAATCATCTCAAAACTAGTCTGCAGCAAATGTGAGGATGAGAGGGGGTGCGATTATAGAAACGTCCTTTCCATTCCTTCTGCATCTAAAGACAAAGTGTCCCGTATACACGTTAATGAATTACTAAAGGACCTGATGACATCACGGATCTTCGTTCGTTCCTTGTATCGTAGACAGATACGGATTGCAGAACCCGCCTTTTgtcatgaagaagaagaagtcagaGAAGAAGAAGTGTGCATAAAAGAGTTTGTGTTACTGGGATGAAGAAATCGTCGTACTGTAACTCATCCAACGAATCAAATTACGGGACAAGttgattttcccttcaaaataCAAACTGGGTTACAGGGAGAtcctttcttcatcatcattagtgTCTTATTCTATTATCAATCAAACTTGAATGTGATGGGTTTAGGTGTCTTTAACAGATTTGTTACTACCAATACTCCCAGTAAGGACATTTCCGATATAATCGTCACGAACTCTCATCCGTTACCATGGCGAATCCGATTGGTAGTGACCTACTTGTATATTGGCTTTCGGTCTTGTTCTATGATCGTTTTATCATTCAGCTGAAGGTCGGTTTATCGTGTGTTTCTATGTGATATGTTTAAATAACGCACGAGGATAAGGCGTTATTTGTTCTCCTGAGATCTTATCCTTgggacaaattttgttttccacccGAACTGTTGAGGTAATGCAAAGAAACGCATGTCTTGGTTTCGGAACTAAAATGAGTCTCGATACTTTCACGAAATTGTTTGCATAGTCCGTCATATGCATGTATAAACAATAAATGGAATATAAGCATCCCATTGGCTTCTTCTTTTATTGATATCCGTAAATCATTTTGTAGTTATGTGTTTTATATACTGGGTGTTTCAAAATACAAACCAATGTTGCTGTTCTTTATATAGTCATATACATATAATTTCTCCTTTTGACGATTTTTAACGTCTGACCGTAAAAGGAGCGGAAGGCACCTCAGGGCCTCTCTCGGCTTAAAaagctttgaaaatgtttcaacaAGATTTTTTTGAAAAGTCTCTAAATAAAGCTATGTTTTCCAAGTGGTAAGCGTGTCACCATAGTCTTTTTCTTCTATCCAACGCTAATCCTGTATGATAGAACATACGTATTATTGGTTTGCTTTCCTATAATAGGTTTTGTCATCAAAATCGTATGATCCCATTCTAAGTAATAAGCTTACCCGGTAGATTGTCGGAGATTTTTGTCGCAAAACGCTATATTCATACTTTTTTCAAGTTTTAAATTGGAAGAGGCGTTACAACGAAAACAAGTATCAATAAACCAGGCCACAATGTTAAATTACTCTCCTCTGCGTAAAGGTTAGATGCCGTCCACTATGTTATTAGATAATACATCtctctacatcatcatcatgtaccGCAGCTATGTGACAGTGCATGTGGTTTCGCTATACGCCTTCCCACCAAGCTACGTGATTAACGCAGGTAAATGTCCCGATAGTCTTCCTAAATTTATTGATGAAGCACTCGATCAAATGATTCCTTCGGGGAACAAGGTGTAGCGGCTGCTTCCCACCATACGACATGCCTCAGCAAGGAAACTGTAAAGTTAATGGCTCGGATGGGATGTGAACCCgaataatttacatgtacacgtttATGTCTTCTTCTCTCGCTATTTTAATTTCGCTTCTAAAATGGTATTTATTATAGCAAAAGGAAATTAAGACATCAATATCCTGGCTTCCTGCCTGAGGCGCATCGCAGACGGAACTCGCTGTCGTCTTTTGTAACTTGTCATATCGAGTGTCTGCTATCATGTTGACATCAACAATAGATCGGGTCAGCGCCTCAGACCACTGAACTACCGAAGATGGAATTGAGAGAGCGGTAGCTGgcacatattcagcacggttctgCGCTTCGATTTTTAAATCCTTTTTCTGCATTCTACGGGAGTGATCTCTTAGTTCTACCTGTCATAAAACTGTTCGTTCCTGGtcgtgattttttttaaagtccagAACATGCTCCTGATAGCTGTAGAAATAGTACCTGTTTCACGTACATGTCTCGGGAGTGATATATTTGACACCAGTCGTTCGATCAATTTTCTTTCTTTACGAAAGCAATCCTGAACAattcttttacccatgttttccAATGGTTTTGCCAAGTGACGTCAAAGCAGATTTAAAGGTATGCTCCCGCATATAAAACGTAATTTATCTTGTATTCTACATGTGATTACCAAAATGTCTTTTCACGTATAGACTATGAATTCCAAAATCGAGgatattttagaatcattgtTTAGACAGGTTTCACAACCCATACAAAGAGCTAACGAACTTCGTACTTCCACGTTCTTACGGGTTGCGAAACCAGCATATCGCTATCGATCAACATTTATCTTCCATCTGACTTTTGCGATTTTAACTTTTTCTCTCGGAATTGCGTATCAGCAACGCGCAATTTGTTACAATACTCTGAAATTGCACCCGCAATCTTTCTGAGAGATTCTCTGAGTATTCCAATTTTATTTCCATATCCTGCAATAGATACGACCCTATATCAccctacgtgtacatgtatatcctgtcAAATTGGCATGTTTAGAAATCACAGTATGCTCAAAGCAGCTGGTGTACGCATCAGTCAATAACTCTTAGCGTATAAGAGCCAAATGGCACTAAATGAAGATTGCAGCGGCGCCTTTTTTAACGGCAAAACCTCTCCCAGCACGTAATATTGGATAGGTCATTACTCTTATTTTATACCTGTGTTTTCCAATAGTAGACATCAAAGAGTGCAACGGGATATGTATGCAAGTATCATATTATGAGTGCTGCGAGGTCGGAGAGTATACGCTCACAAGAAGAGGGAGTTTCGATCAAGCCAGTCAAATATAAGCCAAAGGCTAGCACAAATGCTGGCTTTCGTTGATAAATGTCATGCCGGCCGTTGAACGCTTGAAACGACTATCCTGGTACTAGCATTCGTCAAAGTATAGTACTTATCACAGTTTTAGCTGACCAGTCAATTCGTCGGAGTTATTGCTCATTTACTGATCTTGAAACTTTCATGGATGCGAATCGAGCCATCgtcgccaaaacaaaaaaggttGCGGAAGACTGTGGACGACCTATGTAGCCAACGAGTCAAGGATAAGTCAAGGTCACCTCTAGGCTAATCACCGTTTACTTATTACGATCAACTACTGCAATTAGGGAGGGTTGTCACAACTGTGTGACCCGCCGCGAGATATTGCTTCTTGACGCGACCTTTAACAGTTTACGCAGCTTACCCAAGTCACGCAGATTTTTATGAGCATTGTCAAATTGCTCTGGGCAGTACAGTACCTCCGGTTGGCGAGGATTATTTATCTCGGTTTTGGCCGCCAGCCTATGTTGCATATTAGTCTAATAAGAGAATGCCCGTCACGTCTGCAATCTCCGGAATCCGCCAAAGAATCGATATTCAGACATGGCTATTTTATAAATGTCCGCCCTGATTGAGGGATCCTTGGTATCCTCTCTAAAGCATGCTTTATCCTGGTTCTTGGTTTACACATTGATTAATAGGCCAGCTTCGTACCATCAACATTCAGCGGTGGCGAGTTATTAAAAAGGTTGCGGAAGACTGTGGACGACCTATGTAGCCAACGAGTCAAGGATAAGTCAAGGTCACCTCTAGGCTAATCACCGTTTACTTATTACGATCAACTACTGCAATTAGGGAGGGTTGTCACAACTGTGTGACCCGCCGCGAGATATTGCTTCTTGACGCGACCTTTAACAGTTTACGCAGCTTACCCAAGTCACGCAGATTTTTATGAGCATTGTCAAATTGCTCTGGGCAGTACAGTACCTCCGGTTGGCGAGGATTATTTATCTCGGTTTTGGCCGCCAGCCTATGTTGCATATTAGTCTAATAAGAGAATGCCCGTCACGTCTGCAATCTCCGGAATCCGCCAAAGAATCGATATTCAGACATGGCTATTTTATAAATGTCCGCCCTGATTGAGGGATCCTTGGTATCCTCTCTAAAGCATGCTTTATCCTGGTTCTTGGTTTACACATTGATTAATAGGCCAGCTTCGTACCATCAACATTCAGCGGTGGCGAGTTATTAGCAGCTCTATCGTTTCGGATCATTAGAAACCAAAGCTTCTAAAT of Lineus longissimus chromosome 17, tnLinLong1.2, whole genome shotgun sequence contains these proteins:
- the LOC135501365 gene encoding uncharacterized protein LOC135501365, with translation MSAERKYSDPWQNREQASQTDDADAAKTGTETDKAGLYVGSVDTGFCSEEAVGPGSLQTTASSDDTDNFEIFDSLVASQANARSQQHGSQQPDEISDPWRREKNVIVAVDGSDHGDRALDFYLDNVHKMEYQIVLTHCANVPRIPLCDEIPREEWNTQLEDKDKSIRIMEQDYAAKLRNEGVTFTTRFFYHPKPGCGILQVAEEENAVLIVTGSRGMGRKRRTVLGSVSHYILLHSKIPVVVCPAENYKHRYHYDTASEIIKSRAELDLIQESNVHPKMRLSHEDLSAVPEDNPSPGLNRHSFVRIDI